One region of Acidimicrobiia bacterium genomic DNA includes:
- the rplS gene encoding 50S ribosomal protein L19 — MNATDLVDAARVRTDIPDFAPGDTLKVSVRVVEGNRERIQVFQGVVTRRKGSGVRETFTVRKISFGVGVERTFPVHSPILAKIEVANRGDVRRAKLYYLRDRIGKAAKVKEKRV; from the coding sequence ATGAATGCCACCGACCTGGTCGATGCCGCCCGGGTCCGCACCGACATCCCCGACTTCGCGCCCGGCGACACCCTCAAGGTGAGCGTGCGAGTGGTGGAAGGTAACCGCGAGCGGATCCAGGTGTTCCAGGGTGTGGTGACGCGGCGCAAGGGAAGCGGAGTCCGTGAGACGTTCACGGTTCGCAAGATCAGCTTCGGGGTGGGCGTCGAGCGCACCTTCCCGGTCCACTCGCCGATCCTCGCCAAGATCGAGGTGGCAAACCGCGGCGACGTGCGGCGAGCGAAGCTCTACTACCTGCGCGACCGGATCGGGAAGGCCGCCAAGGTCAAGGAAAAGCGCGTTTGA
- the rimM gene encoding ribosome maturation factor RimM (Essential for efficient processing of 16S rRNA), which yields MPDEAPERLEVGRIGRPRGLRGDVTVMLVTDRNERMEPGAHLFAGDYTIVVESSRRHRAGWVVHFAGVDDLAGAEALRGLVLSAEPLDAGDDPWVHDLIGCEVRDTAGRALGTVTAVEANPAHDLLVLEGGALIPMPFVVEHTPGLVVIDPPEGLL from the coding sequence ATGCCCGACGAGGCGCCGGAACGGTTGGAGGTCGGGCGAATCGGCCGACCGCGCGGCTTGCGGGGCGACGTGACGGTCATGCTCGTCACCGACCGCAATGAGCGCATGGAACCGGGCGCGCATCTCTTTGCCGGTGATTACACGATCGTCGTCGAATCATCCCGGCGCCATCGCGCCGGATGGGTCGTGCACTTCGCCGGGGTCGACGACCTCGCTGGCGCGGAAGCACTGCGGGGCCTGGTGCTCTCGGCCGAGCCACTCGACGCCGGTGACGACCCCTGGGTGCACGACCTCATCGGCTGCGAGGTGCGAGACACGGCCGGGCGCGCGCTCGGGACCGTGACCGCGGTGGAGGCCAATCCCGCCCACGACCTGCTGGTGCTCGAGGGCGGAGCGCTCATTCCGATGCCGTTCGTAGTCGAGCACACCCCCGGCCTGGTCGTCATCGATCCGCCCGAAGGTTTGCTCTGA
- a CDS encoding DUF2469 domain-containing protein, translated as MSSEDLERYETEIELQLYREYRDVLPMFAYVVETERRFYLANGVEVHTENEGGQPYFCIELTDAWVWDMYRPARFVANVRVLSFKDVNIEELAGKDL; from the coding sequence GTGAGCTCCGAAGACCTGGAGCGCTACGAGACCGAGATCGAGCTCCAGCTGTACCGGGAGTATCGCGACGTTCTCCCGATGTTCGCGTACGTCGTCGAGACGGAGCGGCGCTTCTATCTCGCCAACGGCGTCGAGGTGCACACCGAGAACGAGGGTGGTCAGCCGTACTTTTGCATCGAGCTGACCGACGCGTGGGTGTGGGACATGTACCGGCCCGCTCGCTTCGTGGCCAATGTGCGCGTGCTCAGCTTCAAAGACGTGAACATCGAGGAGCTCGCGGGCAAGGACCTCTAG
- a CDS encoding YraN family protein has protein sequence MSRDPRRALGASGEDLAARWYAKRGYLLLDRNWRCREGELDLVLSAKRTVVFCEVKTRRSDAFGAPFEAVTPTKQRRLRGLAARWLDEHPQRGVDLRFDVASVYAPRGEAPRVEVIEAAF, from the coding sequence GTGAGCCGCGATCCTCGCCGGGCGCTCGGTGCGTCGGGAGAGGACCTCGCGGCCCGGTGGTATGCCAAACGTGGCTACCTGCTGCTCGACCGGAACTGGCGCTGCCGCGAGGGTGAGCTCGATCTGGTGCTCTCGGCCAAACGGACCGTTGTGTTCTGCGAGGTCAAGACGCGTCGCAGTGACGCATTCGGTGCGCCGTTCGAGGCGGTCACGCCGACCAAGCAGCGGCGCTTGCGGGGGCTCGCGGCCCGCTGGCTCGACGAGCACCCGCAGCGAGGCGTCGATCTCCGCTTCGACGTGGCGTCGGTGTACGCGCCCCGTGGTGAGGCGCCGCGCGTCGAGGTGATCGAAGCGGCCTTCTAA
- the trmD gene encoding tRNA (guanosine(37)-N1)-methyltransferase TrmD: protein MRIDVYTVFPEYLDGALAASLLGKARAAGVLDVRLHDPRDWATDAHRSVDDTPFGGGAGMVMTPEPLFAAVEATEPERPLFLLSPSGRRFDQPLARSLAGGAGFSLVCGRYEGVDQRVADHLCDDELSVGDYVLAGGEAAALVVIEAAARLVPGVIGNDESAEHESFGEHQGLLEEPQYTRPAEFRGWSVPEVLRSGDHARIDRWRHAQALHRTKARRPDRFPAVLTPEDEAALEEFPQEDGA, encoded by the coding sequence ATGCGCATCGACGTCTACACGGTGTTCCCCGAGTACCTCGACGGCGCGCTCGCGGCGTCACTGCTCGGCAAGGCGCGTGCCGCGGGCGTCCTCGACGTTCGCTTGCACGACCCGCGCGACTGGGCGACCGACGCGCACCGCAGCGTGGACGACACGCCGTTCGGCGGTGGAGCGGGCATGGTCATGACACCCGAGCCGCTGTTCGCCGCGGTGGAGGCGACCGAGCCGGAGCGGCCGCTGTTCCTGCTCTCGCCGAGCGGTCGTCGCTTCGATCAGCCGTTGGCGCGCAGCCTCGCCGGCGGTGCGGGTTTCTCGCTCGTGTGCGGGCGCTACGAAGGCGTCGACCAGCGCGTCGCCGATCATCTGTGCGACGACGAGCTCTCGGTCGGTGACTATGTGCTCGCCGGCGGCGAAGCCGCGGCGCTCGTCGTGATCGAAGCCGCCGCGCGTCTCGTACCCGGCGTCATTGGGAACGACGAGTCGGCCGAGCACGAGTCGTTCGGTGAACACCAGGGCCTGCTCGAGGAGCCGCAGTACACGCGCCCAGCGGAGTTCCGGGGCTGGTCGGTGCCCGAGGTCCTGCGGTCCGGCGATCACGCGCGGATCGACCGGTGGCGTCATGCCCAGGCCTTGCACCGGACCAAGGCCCGCCGCCCCGACCGCTTCCCCGCGGTGCTCACCCCCGAGGACGAGGCCGCGCTCGAGGAGTTCCCCCAGGAAGACGGCGCCTGA
- a CDS encoding KH domain-containing protein, which yields MIDEDDDNIGNRIDDNEFEDDDDDLDDDVEIGAEGNRITGTRARAVVEHVARSLADDPDAIEVDLSERRGEVMLLVHANPDDMGRLIGRRGRVIQAMRQVARAAGAAEGIKATVDVAE from the coding sequence ATGATCGACGAAGACGACGACAACATCGGCAACCGGATCGACGACAACGAGTTCGAGGACGACGACGACGACCTCGACGACGACGTCGAGATCGGCGCCGAAGGTAACCGCATCACCGGCACGCGCGCACGCGCGGTCGTCGAGCACGTGGCCCGCTCGTTGGCGGACGACCCCGACGCGATTGAGGTCGACCTCTCGGAGCGCCGCGGCGAGGTCATGTTGCTCGTGCACGCCAACCCTGACGACATGGGCAGGCTCATCGGCCGTCGGGGACGGGTCATCCAGGCGATGCGCCAGGTGGCGCGCGCCGCGGGCGCGGCCGAAGGCATCAAGGCGACGGTCGACGTCGCGGAGTAG
- a CDS encoding enoyl-CoA hydratase-related protein, which produces MKSLKTLLVDRDDHGVVTITMNRPEKKNAMSPEMTTELTHLLDEIADSRDDRVLVLTGAGDAFTSGADLTPGKGSDKEKGFGTGGAGTALHGMRRLGRLVLRLHDLPKPTIAAVNGAAVGAGCNLALGCDLIIASDAARFSEIFARRGLSLDGGGSWLLPRLIGLHKAKELAFLAEIISAEEAERYGIVNRVVPAGDLEEVVTELARKIAAQPPIQISITKKLLNQSSSVSMAEAVEFEDVAQTLAFSSRDTAEAMAAFIEKRDPTFIGE; this is translated from the coding sequence ATGAAGTCGCTGAAGACCTTGCTCGTCGATCGTGACGACCACGGCGTGGTCACGATCACGATGAACCGTCCCGAGAAGAAGAACGCGATGAGCCCGGAGATGACGACGGAGCTCACGCACCTGCTCGACGAGATTGCCGACTCGCGCGATGACCGGGTGCTCGTGCTCACCGGCGCCGGCGACGCGTTCACGTCGGGTGCCGACCTCACGCCTGGCAAGGGCAGCGACAAGGAAAAGGGTTTCGGCACCGGTGGTGCGGGCACCGCACTGCACGGCATGCGCCGACTGGGCCGGTTGGTCCTGCGCCTGCACGACCTGCCGAAGCCGACGATTGCCGCGGTCAACGGGGCCGCAGTCGGTGCGGGGTGCAACCTGGCGCTCGGCTGCGACCTCATCATCGCGTCCGACGCCGCACGCTTCTCCGAGATCTTCGCCCGCCGCGGACTGTCGCTCGACGGCGGCGGCTCGTGGTTGTTGCCGCGACTCATCGGCCTGCACAAGGCGAAGGAGCTTGCCTTTCTGGCCGAGATCATCTCGGCCGAGGAAGCCGAGCGCTACGGCATCGTGAACCGTGTCGTCCCCGCTGGCGATCTCGAGGAGGTGGTCACCGAGTTGGCCCGCAAGATCGCCGCGCAACCGCCGATCCAGATCTCCATCACCAAGAAGCTGCTCAACCAGTCGTCGTCGGTGTCGATGGCCGAGGCCGTCGAGTTCGAGGACGTCGCCCAGACCCTCGCCTTCTCGTCACGCGACACCGCCGAAGCGATGGCGGCTTTCATCGAGAAGCGCGACCCCACGTTCATCGGGGAGTAG
- the dprA gene encoding DNA-processing protein DprA has protein sequence MTEPSREVAAATLACLPKMTPGRLRALVDHFGSVRQALVAVREGRAADAELSAERGTPMMSSRIALARDWRSSVDADGMALRLARRGTFVWVDGAPDYPIDDPVPDRPSVLLAEGARPDALAARRVAIVGTRAASPHGLTDARELGAYLGAVGITVVSGMAIGIDAAAHEGALAAGGLTVGVVATGVDIEYPRRHRSLYERVRAAGIVVGEAAFGARPERWRFPVRNRIIAALAEVVVVVEATLKGGARITAQYGLEYGRTVLAVPGSRRNPAAHGTNELIADGAQPLLEWSDLLVALGLSDGSAPALRAPARPTPGSDGAALLRALGGDAATPDQLASRAALTPERVAVALFELERTGWIDRAQGAIWPR, from the coding sequence ATGACCGAACCAAGCCGAGAGGTGGCCGCGGCCACGCTGGCGTGCCTTCCGAAGATGACACCGGGCCGCCTGCGCGCACTTGTTGATCATTTCGGGAGCGTTCGGCAGGCCCTCGTCGCAGTCCGTGAGGGTCGCGCAGCCGATGCCGAGCTCTCGGCGGAACGCGGCACCCCGATGATGTCGAGCCGCATCGCTCTTGCTCGCGACTGGCGGAGCTCGGTCGACGCGGATGGCATGGCGTTGCGACTTGCACGGCGCGGGACGTTCGTGTGGGTCGATGGCGCTCCCGACTATCCGATCGATGATCCCGTTCCCGACCGTCCTTCGGTGCTCCTCGCCGAGGGGGCACGGCCGGATGCGCTCGCGGCGCGCCGCGTGGCAATCGTGGGCACTCGCGCGGCTTCGCCTCACGGCCTGACGGACGCGCGCGAGCTCGGTGCTTATCTGGGCGCGGTCGGCATCACGGTCGTGAGCGGCATGGCCATCGGCATCGACGCGGCGGCGCACGAAGGAGCACTCGCCGCCGGCGGGCTCACGGTGGGTGTCGTCGCGACCGGGGTTGACATCGAATACCCGCGTCGCCACCGATCGCTGTACGAGCGGGTGCGCGCCGCCGGGATCGTCGTCGGTGAAGCCGCGTTCGGTGCTCGTCCGGAGCGTTGGCGCTTCCCAGTGCGCAACCGCATCATCGCCGCGCTCGCCGAGGTGGTCGTCGTCGTCGAGGCCACCCTGAAGGGCGGCGCGCGCATCACCGCGCAGTACGGGCTCGAGTACGGCCGCACGGTGCTCGCGGTGCCGGGATCCCGACGCAACCCCGCCGCGCACGGCACGAACGAGCTCATCGCCGATGGCGCCCAACCGCTCCTCGAGTGGAGTGACCTGCTCGTCGCGCTCGGCCTTTCGGACGGGAGTGCCCCCGCGCTCCGGGCGCCGGCGCGCCCTACACCAGGGTCCGACGGCGCCGCGTTGCTCCGCGCACTCGGGGGCGACGCGGCAACCCCAGACCAGCTCGCGAGTCGCGCGGCTCTCACTCCAGAACGCGTCGCCGTCGCGTTGTTCGAGCTCGAGCGCACCGGCTGGATCGACCGCGCCCAAGGCGCGATCTGGCCGCGCTGA
- a CDS encoding YifB family Mg chelatase-like AAA ATPase has protein sequence MEVAVLASVVSATLLGVEGQIVTVEVHVSAGLPAYHLVGLPDTAVRESRERVRAALLSSDLPWPQQRITVNLAPGGVRKTGAGLELAVALGLLLGADELPAGVLDGVGVVGELGLDGSVRSVPGTLAFVDALVHIGVATVIVPDADAAEAALARGVQVRVARSLRELRACLKGEAAWPDPPPPPARGDDDEPFDAEPLDLADVRGLAWARRALEVAAAGHHHLLLTGPPGAGKTMLARRLATILPALGDNEAFEATRIHSVAGRAPRGLMRRPPVRAPHHTASVPALVGGGAGRPNPGEVTLAHRGVLFLDELGEFPPSALDALRQPLEERVVRIARQPITLTFPADFLLVACTNPCPCGLGPPGCACGERERARYRRRLSAPLLDRFDLRLAVRPPEAVDSTGESSQAVRERVTGAVARQHARLTGTPWRTNGHIPAGALERLVPLSPEALAAWRAQAELRGMTGRGAARIRRVARTLADLDDSPDVREAHVLWAALLREDVP, from the coding sequence TTGGAGGTCGCGGTGCTCGCGTCGGTGGTCAGCGCCACGCTGCTCGGTGTCGAGGGGCAGATCGTCACGGTCGAGGTCCACGTGTCCGCGGGGCTGCCCGCGTATCACCTGGTCGGGCTCCCCGATACGGCGGTTCGCGAATCACGCGAGCGAGTGCGCGCCGCCCTGCTGTCTTCGGACTTGCCGTGGCCCCAGCAACGCATCACCGTCAACCTCGCGCCAGGCGGTGTACGCAAGACGGGCGCCGGCCTCGAGCTCGCGGTCGCGCTCGGGTTGCTGCTCGGTGCCGACGAGCTGCCTGCTGGTGTGCTCGACGGCGTCGGCGTCGTCGGCGAGCTCGGACTCGACGGGTCGGTCCGATCGGTCCCCGGCACGCTCGCGTTCGTGGATGCACTCGTGCACATCGGCGTTGCCACGGTCATCGTCCCCGACGCCGATGCCGCAGAGGCTGCGCTCGCGCGCGGTGTACAGGTTCGGGTCGCGCGTTCGCTCAGGGAGCTGCGCGCCTGCCTCAAGGGTGAAGCGGCCTGGCCCGATCCCCCGCCGCCTCCCGCGCGTGGCGACGATGACGAGCCCTTCGATGCCGAACCGCTTGACCTGGCCGACGTGCGTGGTCTGGCCTGGGCGCGACGCGCGCTCGAGGTCGCCGCTGCTGGCCACCACCACCTGCTCCTCACCGGACCGCCCGGCGCCGGCAAGACGATGCTGGCCCGTCGGCTCGCCACGATCCTGCCCGCCTTGGGCGACAACGAAGCCTTCGAAGCCACCCGCATCCACTCCGTCGCTGGCCGCGCCCCTCGCGGGCTCATGCGCCGACCACCCGTGCGCGCGCCGCATCACACGGCGTCGGTGCCCGCGCTCGTCGGGGGTGGGGCCGGTCGCCCGAACCCGGGCGAGGTCACGCTCGCCCACCGTGGCGTGCTCTTCCTCGACGAGCTGGGCGAGTTCCCCCCGAGTGCACTCGACGCGCTCCGGCAGCCCCTCGAAGAGCGGGTCGTGCGGATCGCGCGCCAGCCGATCACACTCACGTTTCCCGCGGACTTCCTGCTCGTCGCGTGCACGAATCCGTGCCCGTGTGGCCTCGGCCCGCCCGGATGTGCATGCGGCGAGCGTGAACGGGCTCGCTACCGGCGCCGACTCTCGGCTCCATTGCTCGACCGCTTCGATCTCCGGCTCGCCGTGCGTCCTCCCGAAGCCGTCGACTCGACCGGTGAGTCCTCCCAAGCGGTTCGCGAGCGCGTGACGGGCGCGGTAGCTCGTCAGCACGCGCGTCTCACGGGCACGCCGTGGCGAACCAATGGCCACATTCCGGCGGGAGCACTCGAGCGGCTCGTCCCTCTCAGTCCGGAGGCGCTCGCCGCATGGCGGGCGCAGGCGGAGCTTCGAGGCATGACTGGTCGCGGTGCGGCGCGTATCCGTCGCGTGGCGCGCACGCTGGCCGACCTCGACGACTCACCTGATGTCCGGGAAGCCCACGTGCTCTGGGCCGCCCTGCTGCGCGAAGACGTGCCATGA